A genomic window from Vicia villosa cultivar HV-30 ecotype Madison, WI unplaced genomic scaffold, Vvil1.0 scaffold8, whole genome shotgun sequence includes:
- the LOC131643242 gene encoding uncharacterized protein LOC131643242, whose amino-acid sequence MASSIGATRSCQFRSQCRCGLEAPLMTSWTDSNPGRRFFGCGMYKVQGRKRCSHFVWYDDELSSRAKEIIYSLQKKLEHERARLDEANTRVAEMKTKLNAMNLLMKFSVSMTLVMVVGLVMLNVMK is encoded by the exons ATGGCGAGTAGTATCGGGGCTACACGTTCATGTCAGTTTCGAAGCCAGTGCAGGTGTGGGCTTGAAGCTCCATTGATGACCTCATGGACTGATTCGAACCCAGGCAGACGTTTTTTTGGGTGTGGGATGTACAAG GTACAGGGGCGTAAAAGGTGTAGCCACTTTGTTTGGTACGACGATGAACTCTCATCAAGGGCCAAGGAAATTATCTACTCCCTGCAGAAAAAATTGGAGCATGAAAGGGCTAGATTGGATGAAGCTAATACAAGAGTAGCAGAAATGAAGACGAAGTTGAATGCAATGAACTTATTGATGAAATTTTCAGTTTCCATGACATTAGTTATGGTAGTAGGACTTGTGATGCTTAATGTAATGAAGTAG
- the LOC131643243 gene encoding uncharacterized protein LOC131643243 → MNDAENNMFGDTDDDDWAPDTDEESIEVDWTTVLPTDTSSMPTENVVDEDSDQLYTPPGSEDEEEYQHFSNFQSCGDKGFKLGLVFNNKDIIKDAVKEYAMVNNKNVYFKKNDAKRMVVNCEEGCNYHLRFSKRAGNQFWQITSLYEEHACARTAYNRQSKTGWLAKQFVHILRHTPNMKPAGLIAISIERWGVKLSTDQAYRAKRKAMELLQGAGRDQFTHLRSYAQELLKSNPNSNVILKCSDSSNGPVFERVYVCLNACKTAFAKFCRPLIGLDACFLKGDYGGQLMAAVGSDGNNQIFPIAYAVVEAETKDSWELFINLLLEDLQSVNNVSYAFISDQQKGLVPAVQGVSEHVEQRLCVKHLYGNWKKKFSGLVLKEVFWSAARATTIPEWERAMIRLKALNEDAWKDINEIPARFWSRSHFKTHVKCDLQVNNWCEAFNRAILEHRDKPIISLLEGIKHYITKRITSHKEMMQKYNGVICPNIQAIVEKNKKNAHGWTPTWHGDDDMAIFGVTNGMDTFCINLKDKTCSCRKWMLNGIPCSHAISCMWQMKKSPEEYVDDYYKTAKYLECYGNIVYPTNGPQLWPVIAGEVAVNPPLMRRAIGRPKKMRNKSNDEPRNPNVLPRTLSTVSCRKCGAVGHNIRSCKGKRAADRSIPVGGNKKARAEAATAKAKTKAATAKAKTKAATAKAKTKAATAKAKTKDATAKAKTKAATAKAKTKAAATKAKTNEPDIASSSQGPPATQPTQE, encoded by the exons ATGAATGATGCTGAAAACAATATGTTTGGTGATACAGATGATGATGACTGGGCACCTGATACTGATGAAGAGTCTATAGAAGTGGATTGGACTACAGTGTTACCTACAGATACATCATCAATGCCAACTGAGAATGTTGTGGATGAGGACTCAGATCAGCTATACACTCCACCTGgtagtgaagatgaagaagagtatcaacatttttcaaattttcaaagctGTGGAGATAAAGGGTTCAAGTTAGGGCTGGTGTttaacaacaaggatatcattaaGGATGCTGTCAAGGAGTATGCAATGGTTAACAATAAAAATGTGTACTTCaaaaaaaatgatgcaaaaaGGATGGTGGTCAATTGTGAAGAAGGCTGCAATTATCACTTGAGATTTAGTAAGAGGGCTGGAAATCAATTTTGGCAAATCACCTCCTTATATGAAGAACATGCTTGTGCTAGGACTGCTTATAATAGGCAATCAAAGACTGGGTGGTTGGCAAAGCAGTTTGTCCACATTCTTAGGCATACTCCTAATATGAAACCAGCAGGGTTGATAGCTATATCAATTGAAAGATGGGGTGTGAAGCTGTCAACTGACCAGGCATATAGAGCTAAGAGAAAAGCTATGGAATTGTTACAAGGTGCTGGGAGGGATCAGTTCACACATCTTAGGAGCTATGCACAAGAACTCTTGAAGTCTAACCCCAATAGCAATGTTATTTTAAAGTGTAGTGATTCAAGTAATGGGCCTGTATTTGAAAGAGTATATGTATGTTTGAATGCATGTAAAACTGCTTTTGCAAAATTCTGTAGACCTTTAATAGGTCTGGATGCATGCTTTTTGAAAGGTGACTATGGTGGACAACTGATGGCAGCTGTTGGGAGTGATGGGAATAACCAAATATTTCCCATTGCATATGCTGTTGTAGAGGCTGAGACCAAGGATTCATGGGAATTGTTTATAAATCTTCTCTTAGAAGACTTGCAATCAGTGAACAATGTGTCATATGCCTTTATCTCAGATCAACAAAAG GGACTTGTACCAGCTGTCCAAGGAGTAAGTGAACATGTTGAGCAGAGGCTGTGTGTGAAACATTTATATGGAAATTGGAAGAAGAAATTTTCAGGTTTAGTTTTGAAGGAGGTCTTTTGGAGTGCAGCAAGGGCTACTACCATTCCAGAATGGGAGAGAGCAATGATTAGGCTTAAAGCCTTGAATGAAGATGCTTGGAAAGATATTAATGAAATACCTGCAAGATTTTGGTCTAGGTCACACTTCAAGACACATGTTAAGTGTGATCTTCAAGTTAATAATTGGTGTGAGGCATTTAATAGGGCTATTTTGGAACATAGGGACAAGCCCATTATAAGCTTGTTAGAGGGGATTAAACATTACATCACCAAGAGGATTACAAGTCACAAGGAAATGATGCAAAAGTACAATGGAGTGATATGCCCTAATATCCAAGCAATTGTTGAAAAGAACAAGAAGAATGCTCATGGCTGGACTCCTACATGGCATGGTGATGATGACATGGCAatatttggagttactaatgggATGGACACTTTCTGTATCAACCTCAAAGACAAGACATGTTCATGCAGGAAATGGATGTTGAATGGTATTCCTTGCAGCCATGCAATCTCATGTATGTGGCAAATGAAGAAATCTCCAGAAGAGTATGTTGATGATTATTACAA GACTGCTAAATATTTGGAGTGTTATGGCAACATAGTTTATCCAACTAATGGACCACAACTGTGGCCTGTTATTGCTGGAGAAGTTGCAGTCAACCCACCCTTGATGAGAAGAGCTATTGGGCGCCCAAAAAAGATGAGGAACAAGtcaaatgatgagccaagaaacCCTAATGTGCTGCCAAGGACTTTGTCAACAGTCTCATGTAGGAAATGTGGAGCTGTTGGACATAACATTAGAAGTTGCAAGGGTAAAAGAGCTGCAGATAGGTCCATACCTGTTGGTGGTAACAAAAAGGCAAGGGCTGAGGCTGCTACTGCTAAGGCAAAGACTAAGGCTGCTACTGCTAAGGCAAAGACTAAGGCTGCTACTGCTAAGGCAAAGACTAAGGCTGCTACTGCTAAGGCAAAGACTAAGGATGCTACTGCTAAGGCAAAGACTAAGGCTGCTACTGCTAAGGCAAAGACTAAGGCTGCTGCTACTAAGGCAAAGACAAATGAACCTGACATTGCTTCATCATCACAAGGACCACCTGCCACACAGCCTACTCAAGAATAG